A segment of the Eptesicus fuscus isolate TK198812 chromosome 9, DD_ASM_mEF_20220401, whole genome shotgun sequence genome:
GCAGTGCCCGGCCCTGGGTGGCAAAGGTCACGGCGATCGAGGCCAAGAGTCCGAGAGCACAGGTCAGAGAGAGAAGGGCACAGGCCACACTCGAACTAAAGACTGCCCAGCGCTGGGAAGGAGAGACCACTGGTCAATGGATCTCAGGCTCCACCCCACATGGGCAGTTCTGGCCCCCATGGGGTCAGCTCACCCCCTCCAAGCAGGccaggcccttccttcccctAAGCCCGATTCCGGGAGGTGCCACATACCAGGGGGATGCTGGGGAGGTAGCGTGACAACACGATGGCTGCGATGCCCGAGGTGATGACCTGTGGGGAGACTCAAGTCAGCCCTGACCCTCCTGCTGGAGGAGAGTGGGCAGTGAGGTCAGGGCACCCTCAGGTAAGGATCCCACCAATGCCAGCTGgagccctcccccgcctcctcctcccctgcttaGCCTTAGCCTCATTACTTTGATCTGCATGGAGGCGCTGCCCCCAAGTGATGTTTCTAAGCACAATCACTTCCTGCCTACAACCTTCCATGGCTCCTTCCTGCCCGTAGCTGTGTATCTCAGACAGGGACCTGTGGAACCCAGGGCCGCAGGGGCATGCACCAGGATATGTATGACTTGCCTCCCTGGAGTGGAAGAGATTTTGGAAGAAACTAAGTAACTCGACTGTCAaggaactaaaaacaaaataaacaaatcaggGCGCTTTATGGAGAATTCACCATCTTAGGAGTACATTATCTCAGGCTCTCAGTGACCTGGCCTCGGTCCCAGCAGCAGCTCAGCTCCACCCTGCCAAGTCTCTCCGCATGGCCCTGGATGTggagccccacacagcctgctcatGACGCTGTCCACACAGCACCCTCTCAGCCCCAAGAGTGGCTGTTTAACCCACCAGCTGCCCCCCCGGATCTTGGGGGCTCCACTCAGCCAGGCTTCCTTCCTGAGCTCCCTCACTGTACCAGGCATGGGCTGCACCCATAGGAGGCATAACGGGAGTCCAGCAACGTCTTTAGTTCACTGTGCAGCTATGAGTAGGTGCCTCAACCTCTCTGGGCTAAGTCCTGCTCTGCAGGATGAGCTTCTGGAAAAGACCCTGGCTTTGGTGTCAGACACATTGTGTCAAGTCCAGCTTGGCCTCTTTGCTTCAGCAGGAGGCTGGGTGAATCCCTGAGTCTCGGTCTCCCCCTGTCGGGATAATAATGGCCCCATGTTGCTGAGAacagtgagaattaaatgaggaaatgaggGTGAAGCGGAAGGGGTCCATCCTTGGAGCCCATAACCCTGAGCTCACGGCCTTCCTTGCCTTCCATCCAGGCTGGTGAGAGGAAAACACGACAGTCATAGTAACTCCAAAGGACCCTGCACACATGGGCACGGCTCAGCCCGCCCCACGGACTGCGGCTCTCCTTGCTGGGCTGGCTGAGCTTCGTCGTGCAGGGGAGGGAACCGGCCGGCAGGGAGAAATAAGTCCCTTagctggaggggcagggaaggggctgaCACTGATGTGTGGACTTTGCCCACAGGGCTGTGGCCACCGCTGTTACGAGGTGGGAAAGAAGTTGATGCGCTTGAGAGTACCGGGCTCCTGCGTTCATGTATCCATCCAACGGGTCCTGACCTCCAGGCATAACCGTGGCTACCATTTATCCAGGACTTAGCGTAGACCAGGCCTCATGCTAAGCTTCTGATACATGGTTTTTCAGTGTCTCCAGAACAGATCTGAGCTACTCCCACCCCCATACCTTTGCATCTGCCATTCTCTGTGCTTGGAATGCTATCCCAGCTTCCTCTACTACCTGTGGGCCACACACCTGGGTGATGGTAATTGCACCCTATCTTGGAATTCCTACTCATCCGTCAGTGCCCAGCTCAGGGGCTTCTACCTCGGTGAGCCCTCCTGAACCCCCGCAAGCTGAGCGGATGCTCCTTCCTTCGTCCAATGGCGTCTTGCCTATTTCCCATGATAGCAATCACCCCAGCTCCCAGTGGTGAGGCCGAGCctgtgtcagacactgtgccAGCACTTTATGTGGATGATCTCATTCAGTGTCACGAGGACCCTCTGTGGTGGACACTGTTACGAGCCCACTTTACAGACGAGGAGGCTGAGTGGCTTGTGTCGCTGGTACGTTGTGGAGCAGGGGTAGTGCTTGGGCTCTCTACGTGCCCATCCCAGGCTCTGGGCGGAGACTCACCGAAAACCTTCCgggccccctccagccccgccagcccccctccccgcctgggcATACCAGGATGGCAGAAATGACCGAGAGGATGTTGACCACGCAGTACTGCAGAGCCACAGCGTCGTGGGGGGCAGCCACGTAGCGCAGCACAGTGCCATGGAGCAAGGCCGCTGCGATGAAGCTCACGTGGCccagcaccaccagcaccagccccgTCTTCATCAGCACCTTCCGGAAGTCACCCACACTCAGGCCACCTGTGGGGGACAGCTGTGTCAGGGCCACGGGTGGGGCTCATCCTGCCCTGTTCTAGGGGACCCTGTGCCAACAGGTAGTTCCCAGGAATCCGGGAGGGATGGGGCCATCCAGTCACAGACACTCTGTGACCCTGCACCAGCCCCTCTTTCTGAGGCCCAGATCACTCCTGTGCAAAACGGGGAGGGTTTGGTCTGGCTGTTCTGGGAACCCCGAGCCTGCGGGACCCTctgcagctggagctggagctggagctggacgGGATGTAGGAGAGTCAGAGGGCAGGTGACAGGCGGGACAGGCATGTGGAACTGGAATGGCGTCGTGTAGATTAGCTGCTGGTCAAACAGGAAGGGGCACGGCAGCTTTGTCCCAGGGCCCTGACCCACCTCGCtgcatccacccacccacctggcaACCCAGATACCACCCGGCCCTGAGCCGGGCGGGCTCATAAACAACAGCAGCAGCCCAGGCCCAAGACTTCGGTCAAACTGGAGGCACCGGGCCACCACCGCCGGGCTCTGCCTGGAGCCCGGGGCAGTCTGAGGGCAGGCCCTGGCTTCTGTTTCTGTCACCGTTCTGGGAGCACTTAGCCGTGTGGTTGGCATCCTGGTAAGCACTTGACTCTCAGAGCTAGTTCATCCTCATGGTAGTCCTAAGGAGGAGGGGCTaccaccccattttacagctgaggaaactgaggctcgcaaGGCCTCTTGGACTCCCCAGGTGTGCCTGATGCCAAGAGcccagggagtgaggggagggggcacaTCCATCCCACTCCTCTCTGGATCCTGTTTGCCAGTggtcctgccctcccagcccggGTGGGAAGTGGGAACGCTTGGCCAGGCGAGGAAGCGGAAGGCAGGCGCCTCTGGCTCAGAGCCCCACTGGGCCCGGATTtcctcctctgtcttcctctgGGCGAGGTGGGGGCTGCTCTGCCAGCGTTTCTTCCTCGGcctggggggtcgggggtcccaCCTCCGCGAGAGAGGAAAGTGGGGAAGAGGCCGGAGGGGCACGGACCAGATACCAGCATCCCCCCACCTCACCGCGGGCAAAACTCAGGCCGGAGCCGAGCGCCCTGCAGAGAAGGCGGCCTGGACGCCGGTTCCCGGCTCCCCGAACAGTGCTCCGCCCCCGCCGCAGCCTCGGGTGGGCTCGGGGCTCCCGGGGCGCACCCCCTCGGCTCACCAAGGCGCAGGCACATCTCGGCTCCCGCGCGGGGTCCCCGCGGCCGGCTCAGCGGGGCTCCAGAGGCTGCGGGCGGCCTGGGGGCTCCGCTCCCATCCCGGTCGGCGGCCGCCGCGCGCCCGCATCCGCGCCGCGCCCACTTCCCGCCGGGAGCCCGGGCTCCCGGCCCCGCCGGCCTCCCTTCCCGTCACCCCCCGGGCGGCCCTGCCCCGGGAGGGCCCTGGCGGCCGGCTCGCATCCGGGCCGGTCAGACCGGCTGGGCCGCCCTTCCTGGCCCGCCCGGCTGAGTCacagcgctggccccacccccaccgcctgGCACACTGAACTCAGCAAACGATAGCCGGATTGGTAAAGTCCCTACTGTGTGCTCCTGCCAGGTCTACACTTCGTAAAGGGTCTCTGGAgagttttcaaagcattttcttattttatctcaCCACGAGCTTAGGGGGCAGAAATTACTATCCCTGCAGACAAAGGTAAACAggccaggaagagaagagaaagcaatTTGCCTGGAGTCACCCTAAGGACAGACCCTGTCCCCCAGGCGGTGCCTCCGCCACCCACTGCTGCGCTCCCCACCCTCTAGGAGGAAGAGGATTCCCAGCCTTCACCCCATCACAACAACCCAGCGGATATGCACACGAcccccccctctcccgccccctcctcctctgagcttgtttccatctgtaaagtgggcatcACTGAAGTGGGGGCGGGCCAGGAGCGTGCTGGGGCGGCCTGGTGCCCAGCTGTACCAGGGCCCACTGCGAGCCCTGTGTGTTGGACCTGGGTCAGCACACCCAGGGCCTCTGGAGAGCGAAGGGAGCACAGTAACACCGCAGGAGGGGTGGGGCCCTCTGGCCGGGCCTGGAAGCCCCTGTGACGTCCGCAGGCCACCACAGTCAGGCAGCGCTTCCCTGTCAGGCGCTGTCTGAAGGGGGACACTGCTCGGCAGGTGCAGGTGGGAAGAAAAGCGTGTGAGGTAAGAGAGAGATGGGGACAGTTCCCAAGCCATCGGCTGGCATCTGAAGGCTGGTGTCCCCGTGGACGGCCTCCTCCTAGGGCGACTGGGCAGGACTCGTCTGTATTGTAAATGGCCAAACACCTGTACtcgtgacccagcaattccacttccaggtCTTTACCCTACACCCCAGAGTGCAAAGGGACACATGCCTCTAAGGATGTTTATGGACAAGCTGTTTCTAATAGCAAGTTACAGCACGAAAATGACAACCAAGAGAGGTACAGGCTGGaacaatcctgagagggaaagaTTGTCACccgttttacaggtgagaaaagtgAGGCAGAAGGTAAAGGGCTCTTCGAAGATCGCACAGCTCATGTCAGCGGTAGAGCCGAGACTTGAATCAGGCCTAACTGTGAAGGCTGCCCTGACTTCTGAGTGTGGCTGGGGACAGTGGGGAGCCATAGACCCCAGGAGTGGGACTGTTTCtagggccctgaggagggagatCTGTCCACCTGTTTCTCCCCAGACACAAGTTCCTGGTTAGGGCCCAGCCTTAGCTGCCTGAAGTTATTGCCGTTTCTCTTCCTTATTGCCAATTGGTCAAAGTCCATTAGTCTGAGCCACCCAGTGCCCCttgcctctgccccacccctctGCACACTGGCCTTGGGTTTCAGGAAGAACCCCAGGCCATAGCTCTAGTCACTTGTCCTCTACCAACTCCCTGGACACGCTGGCAGCTCACTGTcattccctgggcctcagtttccccatctgtcaaatAGAGATAATGattgcctttcctgcctcccagaTGTTGGAGGCATAACGCTTTGAGGGATATGAGAGTGGATTGGAACCTAGCCAGAGAAATATAAGTagtaattctctctcttcctggaacATTTAACAACCAGGTTTGGCATAAACTGGAGGCTGGGTCTCCCCAGGGCTGCTCAGCTGGGGGTGGCGGTCCAGGCTTCTGTCCCtgtgcaccccctcctccccattacAAGAACAGTTCCTCCATGTAACTAAATCAGTCACCCACAAACCCTTCCCTATTCCAATTTAGGTATATGTGTACATGCGCACAGAGCTGAAAGCCAACTGATCATGCTTGTCTGAGAAGAGGAGGCAGTTAATGGGGACTTTTATGTGTTTACAATTACAAATTCTAGATGGTGTGAATGGGGGCGtttgttattttttgtattttttataccttttacatttctaaaaaaaaaaaaaagctcattgtAGAAAACTTGAGGGGCAAACAggaaagtataaagaagaaatcaGAACTACCCATAATCCTCTCTGCCCTCACAGAAAACCACCATTCACATTTGGAAGGATTCCCTACGTGCGTCTATCATTTTGTTCTTGAGACGCCTGCCCCCTGGCTTTACTCTGCCAGTCCTTCCCAGCACCTCAtgtgtctccctcccctccacccacctccatcCATCAGACTTGGGTTCCAGATTTCCATCAGGCCATCTGTGCTCAGGTCCTGCTCATCATGTGAACCACCCTCCTCAGGGACCTTCATCACGACCCCAGCCATCCTCTCTGGGCCATGCCTTGAACAACCCCCTCTGACATCCCAACCTCCAGCATCCCTAAAGGCACAGCATGCCCATCTCCTGACGCCCGCTGCCTTATTCCCTGACTTCACAGAGGCCACTGGCCCATTCTCTTTTTTGCTGTTCAGTTAGGCCCCTGCTGGCTCTTCACCACCAAACCTACACCACAAGGTTGAGCACCTGAAGGCCAGTTCAGTTGTTCAGGTGAGAGATGAGAAGTGTAGGGGACTTGGACTTGGACCAGGATGGTGGCtatggagatggagagcagagGGGAGATTTGAGAGATGTGAGTCTAATACACATGAAAATTTGGAAAGCACTATTTTCAACCCATTTACCTCCTTAC
Coding sequences within it:
- the TMEM54 gene encoding transmembrane protein 54 translates to MCLRLGGLSVGDFRKVLMKTGLVLVVLGHVSFIAAALLHGTVLRYVAAPHDAVALQYCVVNILSVISAILVITSGIAAIVLSRYLPSIPLRWAVFSSSVACALLSLTCALGLLASIAVTFATQGRALLAACTFESPELLALAPDCPFDPTRIYSSSLCLWGISLVFCVAESVFAVRCAQLAHQLLELRPWWGKTSHHMMQESPEPVEGHDLMGCPSSAPLTL